In Herbaspirillum sp. WKF16, one genomic interval encodes:
- a CDS encoding LysR substrate-binding domain-containing protein, whose amino-acid sequence MSNRFELSDLRLFLHIVETGSITAGAARSHMALASASARIRNMEDALGAALLERGRRGVQTTDAGRALAHHARMMAQQMEQLRDELGQYAQGLKGHIRLLCNTSAMTEFLPEVLANFLARHPHTDIELEEKLSYEVVQSVVDGVADVGIIADSTDSGPLQTFPFRQDHLVAVLARRHPLAKRKSLGFGELLGEDFIGLSGDSALQQHLSGHATRAGKRLQYRVRLRSFDGICRMVERQVGVAVIPETAAHTCAAHMEIRAVPLSDAWSRRQLLICVRGLDGMPGHTRELIQALQAHPRQHPVTSG is encoded by the coding sequence ATGAGCAACCGATTCGAACTTTCCGACCTGCGCCTGTTCCTGCACATCGTGGAAACCGGCAGCATCACCGCCGGCGCCGCCCGTTCGCACATGGCGCTGGCCTCGGCCAGCGCGCGCATCCGCAATATGGAGGACGCGCTGGGCGCGGCGCTGCTGGAGCGCGGCCGGCGCGGCGTCCAGACTACAGACGCCGGCCGCGCGCTGGCGCACCATGCGCGCATGATGGCGCAGCAGATGGAGCAGCTGCGCGATGAGCTGGGCCAGTATGCGCAAGGCCTCAAGGGCCACATCCGGCTGCTGTGCAATACCTCGGCGATGACCGAGTTCCTGCCCGAGGTGCTGGCCAACTTCCTCGCGCGCCATCCGCACACAGATATCGAACTGGAAGAAAAACTAAGTTATGAGGTGGTGCAATCGGTGGTCGACGGCGTGGCCGACGTCGGCATCATCGCCGACTCCACCGATAGCGGGCCGCTGCAGACCTTCCCGTTCCGCCAGGACCACCTGGTGGCGGTGCTGGCCAGGCGCCATCCGCTGGCCAAGCGCAAATCGCTGGGCTTCGGCGAACTGCTGGGCGAGGACTTCATCGGTCTCTCCGGCGACAGCGCCTTGCAGCAACACCTGTCGGGCCACGCCACCCGCGCCGGCAAGCGGCTGCAGTACCGCGTGCGCCTGCGCAGCTTCGACGGCATCTGCCGCATGGTGGAGCGGCAGGTCGGCGTGGCCGTGATTCCGGAAACCGCGGCCCACACCTGCGCCGCCCACATGGAGATCCGCGCGGTGCCGCTGTCGGACGCCTGGAGCCGCCGCCAGCTGCTGATCTGCGTGCGCGGCCTGGACGGCATGCCTGGACATACGCGCGAACTGATCCAGGCCTTGCAGGCGCATCCCCGGCAACACCCCGTCACATCCGGATGA
- a CDS encoding methyl-accepting chemotaxis protein — MNWFYDLRIARKLLITFAAIQLLTAIQGVFSIVQLAKVNQASTDIATDSLPSVRYPLEAKVALARIRTVQLQHLLPGNEDKVEDNEKLIATQLRVFNAAMDKYAPLTDTPAEKTNFAAIKADLAAFTALHQKIAAGVRGQKTDEAREVLIKEVTPVYLRLFDTLDKVVALNVEAADATDRDAQVNYETARTMIIAILACCIALGLLLATWVARIVSRPLQDAMHVAERVAEGDLTVDIKPAGRDETGRLMHSLKAMNDSLLRIVSQVRQGTDTISTASREIASGNLDLSSRTEQQASSLEETASAMEELTSTVKQNADNARQANQLANSASDVAVQGGSVVGQVVDTMGAINASSRKIVDIISVIDGIAFQTNILALNAAVEAARAGEQGRGFAVVASEVRSLAQRSASAAKEIKSLIDDSVAKVDTGSKLVEQAGQTMTEVVSSVRRVTDIVGEITAASSEQSDGIEQVNTAIAQMDEVTQQNAALVEEAAAAAGSLQDQAEKLAGLVSVFKLDRSHAAVAGADAAPAPRAPARPAAKPAAVAKPAAQAIRHAPRQGAGAAAEKE; from the coding sequence ATGAACTGGTTCTACGACCTGCGCATCGCCCGCAAGCTGCTCATCACCTTCGCCGCGATCCAGCTGCTGACCGCCATCCAGGGCGTGTTTTCCATCGTGCAACTGGCCAAGGTCAACCAGGCCTCGACCGATATCGCCACCGACTCCCTGCCCAGCGTGCGCTACCCGCTGGAGGCCAAGGTGGCGCTGGCGCGCATCCGCACGGTCCAGCTGCAGCACCTGCTGCCGGGCAACGAGGACAAGGTGGAGGACAACGAGAAACTGATCGCCACCCAGCTGCGCGTATTCAACGCCGCCATGGACAAGTACGCGCCGCTGACCGACACCCCGGCCGAGAAGACCAACTTCGCCGCCATCAAGGCCGACCTTGCCGCCTTCACCGCGCTGCATCAGAAGATCGCCGCCGGCGTGCGCGGGCAGAAGACCGACGAGGCGCGCGAGGTGTTGATCAAGGAAGTCACGCCGGTCTACCTGCGCCTGTTCGACACGCTCGACAAGGTGGTCGCGCTCAACGTCGAAGCCGCCGACGCCACCGACCGCGACGCCCAGGTGAACTACGAGACCGCGCGCACCATGATCATCGCCATACTGGCCTGCTGCATCGCGCTGGGGCTGCTGCTGGCGACCTGGGTCGCTCGCATCGTCTCGCGGCCGCTGCAGGACGCCATGCATGTCGCCGAGCGCGTGGCCGAAGGCGACCTGACGGTGGACATCAAACCCGCCGGCCGCGATGAGACCGGACGCCTGATGCATTCGCTCAAGGCCATGAACGACAGCCTGCTGCGCATCGTCAGCCAGGTGCGCCAGGGCACCGACACCATCAGCACCGCCTCGCGCGAGATCGCCTCCGGCAACCTGGACCTGTCTTCCCGCACCGAGCAACAAGCCAGCTCGCTGGAAGAAACCGCCTCGGCCATGGAAGAGCTCACCTCCACCGTCAAGCAGAACGCCGACAACGCGCGCCAGGCCAACCAGCTGGCCAACTCGGCCTCCGACGTCGCGGTCCAGGGCGGCAGCGTGGTCGGACAGGTGGTCGACACCATGGGCGCCATCAACGCATCCTCGCGCAAGATCGTCGACATCATCAGCGTGATCGACGGCATCGCCTTCCAGACCAACATCCTGGCGCTCAATGCGGCGGTGGAAGCCGCGCGCGCCGGCGAGCAGGGCCGCGGCTTCGCGGTGGTCGCCTCCGAGGTGCGTTCGCTGGCGCAGCGCTCGGCCTCGGCCGCCAAGGAAATCAAGTCGCTCATCGACGACTCGGTCGCCAAGGTCGACACCGGCAGCAAGCTGGTGGAGCAAGCCGGCCAGACCATGACCGAGGTGGTTTCCAGCGTGCGCCGCGTGACCGACATCGTGGGCGAGATCACCGCCGCCAGTTCCGAACAGAGCGACGGCATCGAGCAGGTCAATACGGCGATCGCGCAGATGGACGAAGTGACACAACAGAATGCGGCGCTGGTGGAAGAAGCGGCGGCCGCAGCCGGGTCGCTGCAAGACCAGGCCGAGAAATTGGCCGGTCTGGTCAGCGTCTTCAAGCTGGACCGCAGCCACGCGGCCGTCGCCGGCGCGGATGCAGCGCCGGCGCCGAGAGCGCCGGCCAGGCCGGCGGCCAAACCCGCTGCCGTCGCCAAGCCTGCGGCGCAGGCCATCCGGCACGCCCCCCGCCAAGGCGCCGGCGCTGCCGCCGAAAAAGAATGA
- a CDS encoding outer membrane protein assembly factor BamD gives MHKILLKLITLGFALSLTACGLLPEQKDETVGWSASKLYSEAKDELNAGGYDKAIKYFEKLESRYPFGTYAQQAQMDIAYAYYRQNDQAQGLAAVDRFIKLHPNHQNVDYMYYLRGLINFNDRTSIFDTFTDQDNTERDPKAMRDAFDSFKLLAERFPDSKYTPDAIARMKYLVNAMSQYDVHVASYYFRRGAYVSAANRAQTAIKQYPDAPANEEALFILMRSYEALGQTKLRDDTERVIQATYPNSTWYNGGPKQKAKPWWKIW, from the coding sequence ATGCACAAAATCTTATTGAAGCTCATCACCCTCGGTTTTGCCCTGTCGCTGACGGCCTGCGGCCTGCTGCCGGAGCAGAAGGACGAGACCGTAGGCTGGTCTGCATCGAAATTATACTCGGAAGCCAAGGACGAACTGAACGCCGGCGGCTATGACAAGGCGATCAAGTACTTCGAGAAGCTGGAATCGCGCTATCCGTTCGGCACTTATGCCCAGCAGGCGCAGATGGACATCGCCTACGCCTACTATCGCCAGAATGACCAGGCGCAGGGCCTGGCTGCGGTGGACCGCTTCATCAAGCTGCACCCGAACCACCAGAACGTCGACTACATGTACTACCTGCGCGGCCTGATCAACTTCAACGACCGCACCAGCATCTTCGACACCTTCACCGACCAGGACAACACCGAACGCGACCCCAAGGCCATGCGCGACGCCTTCGATTCGTTCAAGCTGCTGGCCGAACGCTTCCCCGACAGCAAGTACACGCCCGACGCCATCGCCCGCATGAAGTACCTGGTCAACGCCATGTCGCAGTACGACGTGCACGTGGCCAGCTACTACTTCCGCCGCGGCGCCTATGTCTCGGCCGCCAACCGCGCCCAGACCGCCATCAAGCAATACCCGGACGCACCGGCAAACGAAGAAGCGCTGTTCATCCTGATGCGTTCCTACGAAGCGCTGGGCCAGACCAAGCTGCGCGACGACACCGAACGCGTGATCCAGGCCACCTATCCGAACAGCACCTGGTATAACGGCGGCCCCAAGCAGAAAGCCAAGCCGTGGTGGAAGATCTGGTAA
- the pgeF gene encoding peptidoglycan editing factor PgeF: MELLIPQWSAPANIGALTTLRAGGLSPAPYGDGRGGPGLNLGAHVEDDPALVAGNRALLRRLLPQEPGWLTQVHGTAVLDAAALPAQAQADGAISSTPGAVCVMMTADCLPVLFCDRAGAVVGAAHAGWRGLAAGVLENTVAAMRARGALDIMAWLGPAIGAERFEVGGEVREAFVQHANAAAAAFRPYEGRPGKFLADIYLLARQRLAAVGVEDVAGGGLCTVADTRFYSYRRDKTTGRMASLIWLK, encoded by the coding sequence ATGGAATTGCTGATTCCCCAATGGAGTGCGCCGGCCAACATCGGGGCGTTGACCACGCTGCGCGCCGGCGGCTTGAGCCCGGCGCCGTATGGCGACGGCCGCGGCGGACCGGGCCTGAACCTGGGCGCCCATGTGGAGGATGATCCGGCGCTGGTGGCGGGCAACCGCGCGCTGCTGCGTCGCTTGCTGCCGCAGGAGCCGGGCTGGCTCACGCAGGTGCACGGCACCGCGGTGCTGGATGCGGCTGCCTTGCCCGCGCAGGCGCAGGCCGACGGCGCAATCAGCAGCACCCCCGGCGCAGTGTGCGTGATGATGACCGCCGATTGCCTGCCGGTGCTGTTCTGCGACCGCGCCGGCGCCGTGGTCGGCGCGGCTCACGCCGGCTGGCGCGGCCTGGCGGCGGGCGTGCTGGAGAACACCGTGGCCGCCATGCGCGCGCGCGGAGCCCTGGACATCATGGCCTGGCTGGGGCCGGCCATCGGCGCCGAGCGCTTCGAGGTCGGAGGCGAGGTGCGCGAGGCTTTCGTGCAGCATGCAAACGCGGCGGCTGCGGCCTTTCGGCCTTACGAAGGCCGGCCAGGGAAATTCCTGGCCGACATCTACCTGCTGGCGCGCCAGCGCCTGGCGGCCGTCGGTGTCGAGGATGTCGCCGGCGGCGGCTTGTGCACGGTTGCCGATACGCGCTTCTACTCTTATCGGCGCGACAAGACGACCGGGCGCATGGCTTCGCTGATCTGGCTCAAGTAG
- a CDS encoding RluA family pseudouridine synthase yields MSRKKPPQITNAEQAVKTDLPDDDEFIEGEDAADESSAGLAPISLRLDDDAIGQRLDKVLSGLIPDFSRSRIQQWIEDGHVTVNGAPAKIKMIMLGDEQVEVAPQPAPQDHAYGPEPMALEILHEDKSIIVLNKPAGLVVHPAAGNWTGTLLNGLLHHCPALAKVPRAGIVHRLDKETSGLMVVAKTLAAQTDLVRQLQRRSMKRQYLALVWGLPHLSGTVNAPMARHPRDRIKMAVSQSMTAKPAVTHYRRLATGEIDRKPVSLVHCRLETGRTHQIRVHLQSLGFSLVGDSLYGKPHLVPVFPRQALLAARLGLVHPTSGKFRQWAAPLPEDIVALLTRAGIDPALAVVPEMSEEPDPVTGDTDDEDDEY; encoded by the coding sequence ATGTCACGTAAGAAACCCCCTCAGATTACAAATGCCGAACAGGCTGTAAAGACAGACCTGCCCGACGATGACGAATTCATCGAGGGCGAAGACGCCGCCGACGAATCCTCCGCCGGACTGGCGCCCATTTCGCTGCGCCTGGACGACGACGCCATCGGCCAGCGCCTGGACAAGGTGCTCTCCGGCCTGATCCCCGATTTCTCGCGCAGCCGCATCCAGCAATGGATCGAGGACGGCCACGTGACCGTCAACGGCGCCCCGGCCAAGATCAAGATGATCATGCTGGGCGACGAGCAGGTGGAAGTGGCGCCGCAACCGGCGCCGCAAGACCATGCCTACGGCCCCGAGCCGATGGCGCTGGAGATCCTGCACGAGGACAAGTCCATCATCGTATTGAACAAGCCGGCCGGACTGGTGGTGCACCCGGCCGCCGGCAACTGGACCGGCACGCTGCTCAACGGCCTGCTGCATCATTGCCCGGCGCTGGCCAAGGTGCCGCGCGCCGGCATCGTGCACCGGCTGGACAAGGAGACCAGCGGCCTGATGGTGGTGGCCAAGACCCTGGCCGCGCAGACCGACCTGGTGCGCCAGCTGCAGCGGCGCAGCATGAAGCGCCAGTACCTGGCGCTGGTGTGGGGCCTGCCGCATCTCTCCGGAACGGTCAACGCGCCGATGGCGCGCCACCCGCGCGATCGCATCAAGATGGCGGTGTCGCAGAGCATGACCGCCAAGCCGGCGGTGACGCATTATCGCCGCCTGGCCACCGGCGAGATCGACCGCAAGCCGGTCAGCCTGGTGCATTGCCGCCTGGAGACCGGGCGCACGCACCAGATCCGTGTGCACCTGCAGTCGCTGGGTTTCTCGCTGGTGGGCGACTCCCTGTACGGCAAGCCTCACCTGGTGCCGGTCTTCCCGCGCCAGGCGCTGCTGGCGGCGCGCCTGGGCCTGGTGCATCCGACCTCGGGCAAGTTCCGCCAATGGGCGGCGCCGTTGCCGGAAGACATCGTCGCATTGCTCACGCGCGCCGGCATCGACCCGGCGCTGGCGGTGGTCCCGGAAATGTCCGAGGAGCCGGATCCCGTGACCGGCGACACGGACGATGAAGACGACGAATATTGA
- a CDS encoding sulfite exporter TauE/SafE family protein, producing the protein MQSLLSFMDMNAAVLAACLAVFLLAGFVKGVIGLGLPTVAVGLLSLVMSPVQAAALLIVPSMVTNVWQLLAGGAFLALARRLSGMLAGIVVGTLAGSGFMGADGGRRAIVALGVALVLYAVAGLASFKFSVPAGQEKWWSPVVGLATGLVTAATGVFVIPAVPYLQALNLERDELIQALGLSFTVSTAALAINLGQGGAFGGQVAGASAIVLLPALLGMGVGTWVRARVKAQTFRRCFFAGLLLLGLHLASHIAG; encoded by the coding sequence ATGCAATCCTTGCTCTCATTCATGGACATGAATGCCGCCGTGCTGGCGGCTTGTCTCGCGGTGTTCCTGCTGGCCGGCTTCGTCAAGGGCGTCATCGGCCTGGGCCTGCCGACCGTGGCCGTAGGCCTGCTCAGCCTGGTGATGTCGCCGGTGCAGGCGGCCGCGTTGCTGATCGTGCCTTCGATGGTGACGAACGTATGGCAGCTCCTGGCCGGCGGCGCGTTCCTGGCGCTGGCGCGGCGCTTGTCGGGCATGCTGGCCGGGATCGTGGTCGGTACGCTGGCCGGCAGCGGCTTCATGGGCGCCGACGGCGGCCGGCGCGCCATCGTCGCGCTGGGCGTGGCGCTGGTGCTCTACGCCGTGGCGGGCCTGGCATCGTTCAAGTTCTCGGTGCCGGCGGGGCAGGAAAAGTGGTGGTCGCCGGTCGTCGGCCTGGCGACTGGCCTGGTGACGGCGGCCACCGGCGTGTTCGTGATTCCGGCCGTGCCTTACCTGCAGGCCTTGAACCTGGAGCGCGATGAGTTGATCCAGGCGCTGGGCCTGTCGTTCACGGTGTCCACCGCCGCGCTGGCGATCAACCTGGGGCAGGGCGGCGCCTTCGGCGGCCAGGTGGCCGGGGCCTCTGCGATAGTGCTGTTGCCGGCGCTGCTGGGCATGGGCGTGGGCACCTGGGTGCGCGCCCGGGTCAAGGCGCAGACCTTCCGCCGCTGTTTCTTCGCCGGGTTGCTGCTGCTGGGCCTGCACCTGGCGTCGCACATCGCGGGGTAG
- the yaaA gene encoding peroxide stress protein YaaA: protein MLIVLSPAKSLDYDTAPTTDVHTTPGFIPRSAELIEVLKTLSPAQVGSLMGISDQLAVLNVNRYAAWSRKFSAKNAKQAVLAFNGDVYEGLDAASLNARQLDFVQNHVRILSGLYGMLRPLDLMQPYRLEMGTKLANPHGKDLYAFWGNEVTEALNAELAAQKAPVLVNLASEEYFKVVRPKLLKAKVISPVFEDWKGGKYKIISFYAKRARGLMARYAALKNISQPEKLKGFDLDGYAFAEDASTESSWVFRRKLEA from the coding sequence ATGCTGATTGTTTTGTCTCCCGCCAAGTCGCTCGACTACGATACGGCGCCCACCACCGACGTCCACACCACACCCGGCTTCATCCCGCGCTCGGCCGAACTGATCGAGGTGCTCAAGACATTGTCGCCGGCCCAGGTTGGCAGCCTGATGGGCATTTCCGACCAACTGGCGGTGCTCAACGTGAATCGCTACGCGGCATGGTCGCGCAAGTTCAGCGCGAAGAATGCCAAGCAGGCCGTGCTGGCCTTCAACGGCGATGTGTACGAGGGGCTGGATGCCGCCTCGCTCAACGCCAGGCAACTCGATTTCGTGCAGAACCACGTGCGTATCCTGTCGGGCCTGTACGGCATGCTGCGCCCGCTGGACCTGATGCAGCCTTACCGCCTGGAAATGGGCACCAAGCTGGCCAACCCGCATGGCAAGGACCTGTACGCCTTCTGGGGCAACGAGGTGACCGAGGCGCTCAATGCCGAGCTGGCCGCGCAGAAGGCGCCGGTGCTGGTGAACCTGGCCTCGGAAGAGTACTTCAAGGTCGTCCGGCCGAAGTTGCTCAAGGCCAAGGTGATCTCGCCGGTGTTCGAAGACTGGAAGGGCGGCAAGTACAAGATCATCTCGTTCTACGCCAAGCGCGCGCGCGGGCTGATGGCGCGCTACGCGGCGCTGAAGAACATCAGCCAGCCGGAGAAGCTCAAGGGCTTCGACCTCGACGGCTATGCCTTCGCCGAGGATGCCTCCACCGAGAGCAGCTGGGTGTTCCGCCGCAAGCTGGAAGCCTGA